CGCTCGCATGTTCATGCGCGGTCTCCGTCTGCGACGAGTTGAAGGCCGAGCACGAGAAGGAAGATCAGCAGGGCGGGCAGAAGCACATGCAATGGCGCCTCGGCATAGTAGGGCAAAAGCTCGACAATAATGCTGCCGAGTTCGGGCGTCGGAGGTTGCAGCCCGACGCTGATGGCGCTGAGCGTCGAAACGGCGATGATGGCCGTTGCCATGGCGAAGGCGGTAAGTGTCGCAATCATCGGAGCGATCACGGGCACCACATAATTGCGCAGAATGTACCCCGACCCGAAGCCGAGCATTCTTGCGGCTTCGATGTGCGGCTGGGCAAGCACGGTCTTCGTCGTCGCCCGGGTCACCCGGTAGAATTCCACCCAGAGGGTCAGCGATAGACCCAGGAAGAGCGGACCATAGTTGCCTGGCGAGAATGCGAGCAGCAGCAGCACGAGCATCAAGCCGGGAAGCGCCAGAACGACTGTCGCCAGCAATTCGAGGAGCCGCTCCGTCCCTCCGCCTCTCCAGGCGGCGGCAAGACCGAGCAGAACGCCTGGAACGGCGGCGGCAAGCATGGTGAGGAAGGCGAGCCCGAAGGAAAGCCGCGCGCCATGGGCAAGTCGGGCAAGAAGGCTGCGGCCATAGTGGTCGGCTCCCAACGCATAATCACCCCCGATGGGCGCGAGGCTCGCGCCGAAATCCTGTGCCGCCGGATCGGTCGGAACGATCACGGGTCCGATGAGCGCAAAGGCGCCGAGCAACAGCAGAAGAGCTGCCCCGAAGGCGCGGCTGCCGGAAAGCCGGGCGCGCCCTCGAGCGAGAGAGACATTGTCGATCGTGCTCATGCAGCCCTCCCGAAACGAGGGTCGAGCCAGAGGGAAATCGCATCGACGAGGGCTGCTATTGCAACGAACATGAGGCCCATGACGAGCGCCGTTCCCTGCACCATGGGGATATCCCGCTCGACGATCGCATGCACCAAAGCGTGGCCGATACCCGGATAGGCAAAGAGGGACTCCACGACCACGACGCCTTCGACCAGATAGATGGCCTGAAGGCCGAGATAGGACACGACCGGAATAGCAGCGTTGCGGATCCCGTGTCGGCGCACGACGATCGCCTCAGGCAGGCCCTTGTGCCGGGCGAAGGCAAAATAGGGCGTCTTCGCGACCGCAGCGACCGCATTGCGCGTCACCCGGCTCGACATCGCTGCAAGCCCCAATGCCAGCGTCAGAGCCGGCAGCAGGATCTCGCGCGGCGAGCCGAACCCCGCCGGCGGCAGCCATCCGAGCTGCTTTGAAAGGATGAGCATGAGCATGAGCCCGAGCACGAAGGGGGGAATGGCGCGGAACACCACCGCCCCAACGAGACCGGTTCGGTCGGCGATGCCACCCGGCTTCAGACCGGAGAAGATGCCGATCACCGGGCCGATTAGCAGCGAGATGAGAAGTGCCGAGGCGGCGAGCCACACGGAAGCCCCCAGTTGAACCTGCAACTCATCGACAACAGGTGCTCCCGTGACCAGCGAATGACCGAGATCGAGGCGCAACAGACCGCCGAGCCACTCGAGGAACTGCAATAACACCGGTCGATCGAGCCCGAGCTCCAGCCTGACCTTATCCGCCGCTTCGGCGATGCGCGCGTCCGGCCCGTATCGACCAGCGGCAATTCGCATGGCGGCATCCCCCGGCAGAACCCGCATGAGCAGGAAACAGAGGGCGCCGACAACCATGGCGACTATCCCCGCCTGCATCAGGCGGGCGACGAGAAAGTTTCTCATTGCGCTTTTCCTGTCACTTCGCCCAGCGGATGGCGGCGAGGCCGTA
The Ensifer sp. WSM1721 genome window above contains:
- a CDS encoding ABC transporter permease, giving the protein MSTIDNVSLARGRARLSGSRAFGAALLLLLGAFALIGPVIVPTDPAAQDFGASLAPIGGDYALGADHYGRSLLARLAHGARLSFGLAFLTMLAAAVPGVLLGLAAAWRGGGTERLLELLATVVLALPGLMLVLLLLAFSPGNYGPLFLGLSLTLWVEFYRVTRATTKTVLAQPHIEAARMLGFGSGYILRNYVVPVIAPMIATLTAFAMATAIIAVSTLSAISVGLQPPTPELGSIIVELLPYYAEAPLHVLLPALLIFLLVLGLQLVADGDRA
- a CDS encoding ABC transporter permease translates to MRNFLVARLMQAGIVAMVVGALCFLLMRVLPGDAAMRIAAGRYGPDARIAEAADKVRLELGLDRPVLLQFLEWLGGLLRLDLGHSLVTGAPVVDELQVQLGASVWLAASALLISLLIGPVIGIFSGLKPGGIADRTGLVGAVVFRAIPPFVLGLMLMLILSKQLGWLPPAGFGSPREILLPALTLALGLAAMSSRVTRNAVAAVAKTPYFAFARHKGLPEAIVVRRHGIRNAAIPVVSYLGLQAIYLVEGVVVVESLFAYPGIGHALVHAIVERDIPMVQGTALVMGLMFVAIAALVDAISLWLDPRFGRAA